The Gavia stellata isolate bGavSte3 chromosome 1, bGavSte3.hap2, whole genome shotgun sequence DNA segment TTTCCAGTTCCTGTGGAACAGCAACAGTGAGATGGGCTTTAAAATCTGTTCTGCACAATACCCCATTGAATAACCTCAGGCTGGTGCCAAAAGGATGCTTATCCATTAAACCATTCtgacctttttctctttttttttctcttttttcccccctccactGTTGCATATTTCCCCCTTGTCTGTTGCATATTAAGCTGCCTGCACTGAGAAGATTTTGGTACGTATCTTTGTAGTTCAGGAAAGCTGAATTCTTTTCGTGGTGTAGTCTTGTAGTTGGCGCTGTGGCTTCAGGCAGGAAGGATGCAGAATCAAGTTTTAAAgctaaatgtttaattttagaTGATTCCATAAAAGGCAGACAGGACACATGAGCCTATTTTTTCCTATCTCTGGCTAGCAGCCTAACCAGAAaagttaaacagaaaaagatacTTATCCCCTTTACCAACAAACCTGGAACAAAACATGTATTAGTTGTACTTTCTAATAGTGTTGGAGTTTATTAAACTatactgtgatttttattaGATGTGCCTTATCTAATCCTTCTCTTTGATTGTCCCAAAGTCTTATGACCAAAGACTTCTTCAGTTGCTGACCTTGTTCTGCCTTTCTACACCTAATCACTACATCTAATCGCTCTTGGTTATACTTGATGTAGAAAGTGAAACTAAAGTTAATAactctgcaaatgaaaaaggagCAGGTGAGTTGTCAGTGTAAAATAAGCCCAGCATATGTTGTCAGCACTTGAATTCAGTGAAAGAGCCCCTAAATATATACATGATAACATCACCACATACTTACTCATAAGTAGTAAATGGTCCCACTGAGCAAAATGGTAGAGCACCcataaattagttttatttggGTCTGGAAGCAGTCACTGAAGTTAAATTATTCAGGGCAAAGACCTTGTCCCTTATGTCTGTGAAGACCTTGAACTGCTCCTGCTGTTCTGCTAGTGGTGAGCTGCAACACGACTGTCCTCTCACTGCAGTCCAAGAGTGAATAAGCTTTGAGAGAGTTTGGAAGAGACGCTTTGCAGCAGATTGTATATCTTCAGTTCCTGCGCTCTCTTTGACCCAGAGCAAATATAAGTACATGGTGTGGAGTAGCTGGATCCTGCAGGTCAAGAGTTAGGCTTTCCTGAGCTGCCTGGAGGAATCTGCTTAGCAGCAAGGTCACTACGTTATCAGCGAGTGCTTGGATTTGTGTGtgatttgctgctttttaacaTTAATTTGCAGGTGTTCTCAAAAGAGGAAATGTGAAAGGTTGGCTCCTGGAGCATCTGAGCGATTTGGTAGAGTTGTGGGTGTAAAGGCAGATGGGTGAGCAGAGGTGTTCAAGCCAGCAGATGTCAGGCTGTTACCGCCAGCAAGAAACTACGAAAGGAAAAGATGATGCTTTGTGCTGACGGAAGTCAAAATTGGGAAGCTACTTGTCATCATCAACTGATTAATAGAAGTAGTGATGATTTGGGAATACATGGTAATTAAGCAGCATAGCTCTTAGTTCTGcgtgttggtttggttttttatttttttatactaAAAGCCTGGGTGGGTATTCCAGAAGATGATTATGCCCATGCAGGGAGTTACCTTGTAAAAGCAATTAATAAACTTTCCAGTATGGATGAATGCTTGGGGAAGGGTCAAGGGGGATAGTGCATACAAAGCAGTGtgaataaaagctgaaaaactgaCCTTAGGAACTGAAATTGAATTTCTAATGAGGAAATAAAGCTTACACTGTAGGGTTTGGGTTAAGtggtatgtatgtatgtataggCTTGCAATATTTGTAGGGCAGTGGAAAGAATTGGGGAGGATATGTGGGTTAGTGAAAATTGCAAGGAGAGGAGAAGCACGCCACAAAACTATCTGAAAAATCTGTCAATAGCAGAACAACTACGGAGAATTAGTGTTttctaagaattaaaaaaaccaaacccacttTCTAACAAGAATCTGTTTACATTTCAATCTTATGccaaaagggggggggggagttgttgtttctggttttgtttttgttttattttggttttttttttttaataaatggtaAGGCTAGTAAGGAATTTTCCTGAGACTCAGAACATCGCGGGACAATGACTCTCTTTACTTCTTGATACAGTTTTATTACATCAGATACTTTGTGACCCCTCAGCAGATTTGTCTGATTTCCTAAATATATTTAGACTAGCTCATGTTAAATATGATACTATAAAAAGggcatggatttttttctttttatagctgAAAATAGCATTTCTCTTTCAGCATATACACCTGTAATTTTGGCTGGTTTACTTTGTAAAGCAGAAGAATTTTGATGTATTAGGAATATAAATTAATTCAATGTCATCTTTTTTATCTTAGTaaaactttttgcttttctttatttttcatctgcacAGTGACTGTCAGCGCATCCAGTGGACTCCAGGATCAATTTTAGCTTTCTGAACGTGTTGTTCCTCGTTCTTACAGATTGATCACTTTGGATTTGATGAAAGTCTTACATTCCAGCAGCGGTATCTAGTAGCAGATCAGCACTGGAAGAAAGACAATGGACCAATACTGTTTTATACAGGCAATGAAGGAGACATCACGTGGTTCTGCAACAATACAGTATGTAGAAAATAGATTATTGATTCTTGAATTACAGTCCTTCTTTTCAGTAGTGGTGtactgaaaaaataaggaagaacaCGGAGACAGTGTCAGAATATTGTTTAAAGAGAAGTTTGTAATGGTTGTTATGAATGTtataggaggaggaggaagctgaacaaaagcacagaaaaagttTTGGGGGGTTCAGGGTCCTATTTGAAGCCCATAGAAATCAAAGGGTTGCACATGTATTAACTTCCTGGAGTAGTGAAGAAAATTTCTAGAGGAAACACTGTAAGGTGCCTTAAGCTAAGAATGCAGAATTTTGGACCAAATTACACCTATCCTAGTACTTTAGATTCCCCAAGTAAAATGGGAGgttttgatgtgtttttctctataagaaaaatgtgaagtgaAATGAAGGGGGCTGAAAATCAAAGATAGATGATTCTTGTTCTCTGACAAGACCTGTGCAAGTTCTTGCTTCCCTGACTGATACAAATGCAGAATGGAGCGTGTGGGTATTTTTCAGCCACTTCAATACAAAGTCCAGTAACACAACAGGAGGTGGCATGTGCTGAGCTCAAAGCAACCAAGGACTGCTTACACACTTTGTTCTGTCAGCAGGCGATCTCTGTCTGCCTGTTGCCATAACTGGTGGTAACAAGTTGCTGTCAACAAATAATAACAAGTTGTAGTTATTTATTAGTTGAAAATAAGTGTATTGCAATGCTCTAGATTATTGCTTATTGCCAAAcaaattttgtggtttttgtaaTGTAGTCCTAACTCAAATGCGTGCTTTTCTCCTGTagtgttttttatttcctatggATTAAGCTTGTGCTATAGGAATTCTGGCAGGATTGCCTGTGTGTACTTACAAAACAATACTGCTTAAtattttgcagcattaaaatatacgtattttctttgtatgtgTCCCTGTCTCTGGGTGTCTATCTGTTTTGTGTGTCTTCTTACTTCAGTggtattttaaaaccaaattgcACTCTGTCTTTCTAGTTGTATTTTGATAGTGATATCTTTCTAATCAAAGAATAAGAGTTGGAATACACTAGGCTGAAAGtagaaactttgaaaataattgatTCAACTTatttaaatgtctgttttccTCCAACCAGGGTTTTATGTGGGATGTGGCTGAAGAACTTAATGCCATGTTAGTATTTGCTGAACATAGATATTATGGAGAATCTTTGCCCTTTGGGAATGAGTCTTTCAGCGTAAGTGtcttcttttgtcttccttAAATGTGTTCTATACAAACATAATTCTGCCTATTGTAATTCTTGCCAGTGCAGTGACTGTTAACCTGAGTAAGATTTAAATGTGCTAGAAGCACACAACTATCCTATTTTAGCAACTATCAGTTCTaggataaataaaaaaaaatcttgagatTTTCTAGCACTTCAAGGGACACCTACaaagaatatttcatttgttttcaggcACAGATTTAGAACTCTATAGCTGCTGTGGGGAATAGAAAGACTGCTGCTAGAAATCACTCCTGTGCTGTATATAACCTGCTTTCTTTGTCTCAGGATTCCAAGCATCTGAATTACTTGACATCAGAACAAGCTCTGGCAGACTTCGCAGTACTAATTGAGTACTTAAAGACGACCATTGCAGGAGCCCGTTACAGTCCTGTCATAGCTATAGGAGGATCTTATGGAGGAATGCTTGCAGCCTGGTTTAGGATGAAGTACCCCCATGTGGTAGTTGGGTGAGTGTACCCATCCTGCTCAAACAGAGAGCAGGCATTTGTTACTTCCGTGCTATAAATATTACAGCACTGGGAGACGTACTGTAATTCAAGCTGGCTCGAATTTTTCACTATTGGGAGGAGGAATTTAGTTACCTTAAATTTGGGAAGAGGCACTGTTTTCCTAATAAAGACAACTGTAGGTGAGCAGGTACTGGATGGTGTATATTTTCAGAGCTATCTGTTAGTTTTGTAAATACAATTATTATGAACACTGACTTTGCGCCTAATTTTTTTAGGGCCACCAGACTTTTTGGTGACTGGAGGCAGGTCTTTAATCTCTTCAGTGCCTTAGTTCCCCTCTGGAAAACACGATTAgtaaatagaatcatagaatagttcaggttggaagggacctttaaaggtcacctagtccaacccccctgcaatgagcagggacaccctgaactagatcaggttgctcagagccccgtcccacccgaccttgaatgtttccagggatggggcatctaccacctccctgggcaacctgtgccagtgtttcaccaccctcattgtaaaaaaaattcttccttatatctagtctgaatctaccctcttttggtttaaaaccattaccccttgtcctatcgcaacaaGCCCTACCAagaagtctgtccccatctttcttataaaccccctttaagtactgaaaagccttctcttctccaggctgaacaaccccaactctctcagcctttcctcacaggagaggtgttccagccctctgatcattttcgtggccctcctctggacccgctccaacaggtccatgtctttcctgtgctgaggaccccagagctggatgcagtactgcaggggggggtctcaccagagcagagtagaggggcagaatcacctccctcgacctgctggccacgcttcctttgatgcagcccaggatacggttggctttctgggctgcaagtgcacattgccggctcatgtccagcttttcatccaccagtacctccaagtctttctctgcagggctgctctcaatcccttcatcccccagcctgtattggtACTGGGggttcacatgggcccatttctcaagcttgtccagatccctctggatgacatcctgtccctcaggtgtgtcaactGCACCTGCTAGAGAGTAGATTTTTGTGGGCAGGGGCTCTCTTCAGTTGAGTTTGCACAATGCCTAGTGAGGAAGAACTAGCTGCTAGatgagaatgaaaaataataaagtaagCAAGACTGAATTTCTACTTTATATATTTACTGGTATCTTTTGTTCTAGTGTCCAAGACTTATAACCTTCAACAGCCTTTGCATGCAGACCTATGGAATAGTTTTGCAATATTATGGTTAGTTCACCTAGGGCTCAGTGTCCAAGCTGAGTCATAAATGCTACTTAGTTAGTGGCTGTGGGGAGGGTATTGACCAGAGGATGGACGTTCACTTTGCAGGGGTTCAGGATCTTTTTATGTCCCTTTGCAGAGCTCTGGCAGCCTCTGCCCCAATCTGGCAGTTTGGCGATTTGGTTCCGTGTGGCACTTATTTCAGCATAGTGACCAATGATTTCAAAAAGAGTGGGACAGGCTGCTCAGAAAGCATCCGGAATTCCTGGAATGCCATTAACCACCTTTCCTCAACAGGTGAGACCTCACCAATACTTTTTCAAAGGTTCACAATGATTGGGATTGTGTTATGACTTCATAAAATCAGGAAGTTTATGTTACGGCTTTCGGCTGTAtatgtattgatttttttgaaagctcttAGTACTGAAAACTGCCAAATGAGcttagcattattttttaaatgtctgttttgtTGGATCACAAGCTTTGCTCACAGCTGGTGTGACTCAGAATTCAGGTCCAAACATCCGTAAGGTCAGACAGGAGCTGACTCCAGATCAGTACCTCAAGGCTTGTATTCCTTTCTGACAAAGTAGGCCCGGTAGTTGttactctaaaaaaaaaaaaaaaatagtttaaatatgAGCAGAGGCAATCAGGTATAGAAAATCACTGCAATCCTTATGGATTCAGTGCTAGGGACTCAGTTGAACTcgatcttaagggtcttttcccacctgaatgattctatgagtctataTCAGATAAGCTCACTGtacagcaaagaaattaaattaaaaaaaaaaaaatcttactacTTGTGTTCAGTGTCCTAAAGAGAAAGCCTGGCATGATCAGTTATCCAATTAAAATCAGGGAAGCCAAACTGGACGAGTTCAGGACTACATAAAATAATGTAAGGAAAAACCAGGAGAGTCTCAAGAGATCTGTCCATTAATAGTCCTTGCACTGTGAGCTAGCTGGTTtgaagttttcctttcattgGAAGAAGAGTGCCCGGATGTTTCCTCCtataaaaaaaatgccaaatgtCTTGTAAATCTGTCTTTGGTTTTTTAGATAACTTTATCTTAGCTGTGACATACGCATATGCTGAAGTATGCAGATTGTATTTCCCTTCACTTAATGTGCTGACTAAAATTTGATCTGCTATGCTTGTACGTATGTGGAATAATTTCACCAGATTAGTTATGcgaagtgaaatattttttagcaGCAACACAACTGACCTATGTGTTAATGGTACAAtacattaaatattattttattttatttttttattaaagatgcAGGTTTACAGTGGCTTTCCAGCACATTTCATTTGTGCAGCCCATTAAAAAATCTTCAGGATGCTGCTATATTGAAAAACTGGCTGAGTGAAACATGGGTAAACTTGGCTATGGTGAACTATCCCTATAAAGCTGACTTCTTACAGCCTCTGCCAGCTTGGCCTATACAGGTAATTGAGAACGAATGTCTTGTAGAATTGACCATTTCGTTTAACTaattctctccttctctcccagtCTGcatcttttgctttatttttggcTCTGTAGAACGACCGTGGCTGAAAAAAGAGAACCAGGGCAATATCTTTTTGTGCATCAACTGGTTTGTTGACTAACTGCCACTTATAGGCCTAATAGGTTGCATCAAGAGCCCACACGAAGAAAAGTGCCAGGGATGACTGAAAAACCTTAGCTGTCCTGCAGAGCTGTTCTTGAGGAGCAGAAATGCTGCACAAAAAGCACATGCAATTAGAGCTTCTGATGCCAGGCTTAGCTGGCAGAGCTTGCAATTAAAGAGAAAGTTTTGAGCCTATGTCCTTTTTGATGTGGGAGAACTAGTGAGAGAGGAAATGTGGATCCCCACAAATGTATTTCTATCAGGGTCACTTCTCAAAGCAGAACCGCTTTTCACGCTTGCAAACCTTCACTTGTGCAGTTCTGTTTATCTGCAGTGCATTCTCCAAGATTTCTATTTTCttggagtgtttttgtttttttaagaccCTGGCTGAATCTCCCTGCATAGCTTTGGGTTACTGTGTATGGCAGGTAAGGTAGATAAAATACTAGTATTTTTGGCTGTTAAACAGtagttaaatataaaataaaaaaatttccttgTGTAAAGCTGCctgatggaggagaggaagatTCATCTGTCCTATGTGGCTATCTGTAAAGGGCAGTATGAACaccttgaaaattatttctgctttgttatCAATCTGACACAGCCTAAGAAATGTGAGCACCTTCACCACTGTCCATGCTATCTCTGTTTGACTGAGGTATAAACCTAAAATAGAAGAGGCTGCGACTTGTCTGGACAATGCTGATGTATGAAATCTGAGTTATTTAAGCTGTTCAGATACTTTTTATGAAACAGAAGTTCTAATCTGACTCTGAGGATGAGAAGGGGGGGAGGAAATGCGTTTGAGTAGCTGGATATATGTTTATGTTGCTTAATCTGTTCTCTGTTGTGGGCTGCCAGTACTTTCTCAGAAATATTCATGTCTTGTCTCTACCACACAATCTGAGCTTCAGATACAGGACTGTCTGCAGCCCTTTGTTCTGCTATCTGTCTGCTGTGTATATTTGTGTGAATTAGTGAGCTTTCCGAGCCTCTAATTGCTGAGTTAAGAACTGATGGCAGAGCTAGCCAAACCATAAAACCTACTTGGAATGGCAAAACTTGGAAGTTGTGAGCTGT contains these protein-coding regions:
- the PRCP gene encoding lysosomal Pro-X carboxypeptidase produces the protein MWDVAEELNAMLVFAEHRYYGESLPFGNESFSDSKHLNYLTSEQALADFAVLIEYLKTTIAGARYSPVIAIGGSYGGMLAAWFRMKYPHVVVGALAASAPIWQFGDLVPCGTYFSIVTNDFKKSGTGCSESIRNSWNAINHLSSTDAGLQWLSSTFHLCSPLKNLQDAAILKNWLSETWVNLAMVNYPYKADFLQPLPAWPIQEVCKFLKDPSISDKLLLQNVFQAVNLYYNYSGEASCLDMSETATKNLGQLGWYYQACTEMVMPMCTDGVNDMFEPQKWDFDALSEECYRLWGVRPRPSWILSMYGGKNISSHSNIVFSNGGLDPWSAGGVTQNITDSLVAIVIPDGAHHLDLRSRNPLDPKSVQQARALEICYMKQWIEKARHSH